Within the Miscanthus floridulus cultivar M001 chromosome 17, ASM1932011v1, whole genome shotgun sequence genome, the region TGCTTCATATTAGGCTGACTTCTACTGTGGGAGTTTTATTCCACCGTTTTTCTGGGCAAGCAAATAGGACAGCCACTCTAAACTAAAGGTCGATCCTTCGCTTCCTTACTTCCCTCGGGGTCTGCATCCAGTAGGGTATGTGGTCCTAAAAGACCTCTCTTGCCTCGCTTAAATAAAGGGCTTTCACTACCTCTTCTGAGGCCCCCCTTTCTGTACCTACTCCGCATGGTCTCGCTCCTTTCACTTCCTCTTAAACTGGAAATGACCCTTTTTGTGGCTATCGGACCTTACTTAGGAGCTTTAGTTGAATCATTTGAAACCTTCGCTCGGAAAAGGACCTTAAAACATAGTAAAAAAGGACCTAGCCTCTCGTCCATAACCGAGCCCGGAAGAGGAACCGAACCCCTCCCTTTAAAAAGGGCCTTACTTAAAGGCGCGCCCTGGAAGAGCAACTATCGAAAAGGATAATCTTACAAGCCCCAAGACTAAGAAGTTTCTACAACTCCGCCGTACCTTTCGTCTTCTTTTCTCATTTGAAAGTCTTCTACGGATTCGGTAGTAACGATAACTCGGATTTACAACTGTAAGCCTGAGAGATGGCCTGGACCAGAAAGTCTAAATTGAAGTAGTTGTAGAGGGGCAGCAGCAGAAGGTTGGACTGGAACCCGGAAAAAAAAGATATCTTCGGTGGAAGTGCCAATATGACGTAAGGGCGATCGGGCTTAAAGCAGCTAAATGGCGACGATCCACCTGAACTCCTGAGCTTGCTTGGGGGAGTGATGGAATGATAAATGGACTGGTCGACCCTCTCCAAAGTTTCCTTTGAAGAAAGCCTTTTGGTTCTTTTTATAAATGGAAGAAGTTTGTTTGGTTAGTCAGATTTTTCATCTCAACAACTTTTACATAAATCAATTTTGGTTGTAATAAATCTAATTATACTTATATACAATTTTTTGAGCCCTGTTACTGGTTAACCACCGGGGGCTGCACCACCACTTGCGTGCCGTGTACTCGGGGGTTGAGATGTGGGCTTCGCCTTACTGCTCGAAGTGCCACCCCCTCAGCGCGTTAGTAGCAACGGCCCCCTGAGCCCACCTGAGGGAGAGGAAAAGTGACCTGGTCGACATCCAAAGTGAGGTGGCCCATGGAATCCCGGAGGGCTGGCTGGAAGAGACATCACTAGCATCATTAGAAAAACCTGGAAAATCATCTATATCAGGCAGAGAGGAAGCTGGTTGGGCCGTAGAGAATTGAGAATTTTCATGTCTTTCAATTCTCGTACTCGTAATTGGAAAGTTACGGAAGGAGATCCATCATTTTGCAATGAAAACAACATAAAAAACTCTGGACAATTTCGAAATCAGACCAAGCGTCTTAATACATATGCAAAAAAATTCATTATTGGCCCACCATTGATTACAAGATTTAGCTTTTATGAATCGCTATTGGTTTGATACGAATAATGGCAGTCGTTTCAGTGAAGCTTCCTTCGCCACATTACTTACTCACTACTCGCTTAGCTAGCTAGGGCTACTGACTAATGGGATCCAGGAATCGTAGCAAATCAATCTGTTGATGAGATCGAGAAATCTTTGACTGGGCATTCGGCCCGGCTCGGTCGGTGGAAACAAGAGAATTGACCTACCAATCAGAATTTATAGGCGGATGTTAAGTACAAGAGACAGGAGAAAGGAATGGGGATTCAGCCAAAGAGAAAATACCATAGCATAGGGGACTAGTCTTACTCTTGGAATCGTGGACTGGCGCATTAGGCTCTCCCTCTACCTATAAAAAGAAAAGATCAGGTTCAACCCTTCTGTTCCGTTCCGAGAAATCTTCACTTCACTTTCTCTCTATGTGGTCTTGTGCTTTTACTTCTTATTAGCCCATAGTCATGCTTTCTTTCCTACCAGGGAAACCTATTTCCTAACCTACCTCCTTTCCTATTACCTATCCTACTAAGCCTTGACAAAGCAACCTACTTTCCTACCTGAGAAGGGAATTGCTTACTGACTGTTTGAACGATTCTAGTTACTAGTAACTAAGAAAGTAGCGAGTTGAAGCGAAAGAAGATAGATCAAAAGCAAGGGTATCGACTATAGGGATTCTACGGAGATGAGATGATTTAGCTTTATCTAGAAATGCAAAGCTCGTGCACTTCTTggaaaaaaggaaaggaaagctTGGGAAAACCTAAGTTAATGATCAATAGCAACAGAAGGGAGGTGCGAATGAAACTGCCGCCTCAGGGAATTTCCTTATTGAGTAAGATTTCCCTTTTGCCCAGTACAAAAACAAGCTGAGGATGATGTGGTGCTTTTTACTTTATGGGGTGCGAGCTTTGCTTTGAAATTGGTGGGCAAAATAAATGATTATCCTTTCACTGTCCTTCTGGATTCTGGATGCAACTTGAGCTTCATTGATTCCTCAGTAGGTAGGGACAACGTTCGAGATCTCATCCGACCGTCTATTTATCACTGATTGGGAGATTGGATTGGAATCCGAGGAGAACTGATTGGATGTCATGGAACGAATGGGGCACTACGTTGGTTACCCACTGCTAGCCTAGCGGAGATTTCTCTATTTGTTGAAAGTGGAAAGGAGTCATATTTGAATCGGAAAGTTGGGCTCGTTCACTCACACCTTTCTTTGATTATCGATGACTTGGCTTCTTGCTCAAGTAAGCACCCGGCATACCAATTCATTATCCTTGGGGCTCGCTCCTTCCTATCTACGTTATTCTTTCTTTGTTACTCTCGTAATGACGTTCCGAAAGAAATCAAGGTTACCAGGTCACAGCTCTGATTCTTCTTCCCTTATAGAACCTTCCCGAAAGAAATCAGTAGCTGGGGTGGGTCCGCCCCTACAACTCATCAAATCTGCCTTCTTTTCTGTTCTGCGCTGTACATATTCTCAAGTTATGAGAAAGAATGGATTTTAATGaaatttttcattaaaaaaaTAAACGAATGAAGAATATTTTGACCTCTTATCTGATAAGCAATCAAAGCATTTGAACTGCTCAATGAACAATAAATAAAGAGCTAAGGTCAAAAAGTATATGTGTTACTAATAGTATAGTAAACCAATTTTATTTTTAGTTTTGAGTATAGTTATTTAAAGAATAGATAGAAAAAAGATTGCGTCCAATAGGATTTGAACCTACGACATGAGCAGGGCATTTACTGGATGCATGAGCTGGAGAACAAGAGGCTTCCAATAGCAATTGCTGGAGCTTAGTTAGATGCTTGAGAAAAGTGAACTCTTAGCTGTAAACCTACTTTGCTTTGACCTGTATTTGGGCAGTGTTTAACCgacatatacatgtatataagGACACTTGCACCGGACCTATGCCTATTTAGAATAAGAATAAAGTCCTCTTAAGAATAAAGTCCTCTATAGTTACTGGCATATTACTCCTAGAAGTGATAATTTGATACGTAGGAGATAGCCTTGCGGCGCAAAAAGGGCTTTGCTTTATGATATAGATTAGGAATTGGAATAAATAAGTAAGGCTAACTAAAAGAGAGAAGAGGGTCTACAGTCATTCTATCTCAACACTGAAGAATAAGACGTCTATCCTTACTCTTGCATTAAATAGAATAATCAGAAAGGGAGGGGAGTATAGAGAATCTAATATAAGGAAGCGCCCAGGCAAACCCATAATAAGGCTGATGAAAGCGAAGCAGAATTGAAAACACATAAGGTACACTCTTGATCCTTACAGCACATCTTGACTAAAAAGAAAGGAAGGATAAAGTAAAAGGACTCGAAACAAGCAGATATAGAATATAAAGATGAAAGATTGAATGCATGATAGGTTTCTGTTTTGCTATTGGTATATTTAAAGAATAACAACCATGATACGGCCCGCCTGTCATGGATCCTGATGCTAAATTATGGGTTGATACAAAAGGATTCAAACAAGTGTGGCTAATTGTTTTTTATTCAAACAACAAAAGTATAGCTGATCTTTTCTCCTGCAATGTAACTCTCAAATATGCATGCTAGAAAGCTGATATGTTGCTGAGAGAGAGGTTAGTCAGAttgatttctttttcttccttttgCAATTGAGCTATTAAGGTGGGGATGTGTAGGCGGTTCCTCCATCGCTCGAAGGGCACTCGTATGTCCAACGTTCCATCCTCTTTCAAATAGAATAGCAATCCCAGAACCTACAAAAGATGAAGCACATTTGTTGTTCTAATTGATCCAATGCACAGTACTGGGGAAGAAAAGAATGAGTTCAGAAAGAAAAGGTAAGTCCTTGACCGTAATTCTTCCCATATAGAGAGATAAAGAAGATGCCTCTGTACATATTCTGGTACGTTATTTGAATCCTTTCGATGCAGGAACCATAGCTCAGACTGATGATCCCTCTCTCTCCTTAGGTCACCCAAGGTAGAAAAAATGCCCCAAAGCCGAGAGTTCGATCCAAGTACTAACCCTCTAGTTGTGATTTCTAAAGATTGAATTTCAACTTAGAGTAAAACATAATAGTTAACACTAAACCTAAGCAACTCTTACTTTTCCATCAGCAACTACTTCCAATGGCTAAGAGTAAGCTCGTCCGGACCACTCCTATGGCCCTCTCGGCTGGACCTACTCCCACCCTATCCGACTCCAATCCTTATCCAACTTCCACTCAATCATCTCCATAAGAGTAGACTTAATAGCTATTGTTAGCCTCACTTTTGGAAAACTCACAGGATTGCTAGCTTTTCATAGAACCTGTTATCAAAACTTTCAAACTTCTGCTTTCAATATGGATAAGAGACTTGCTGCCCTGCCCTAGGAAGAGCGGCTATAAAAAGCTTGCAAAAAACACTCTTGCTTGGTTGGAAGGTATGGTAAAGGTAAACTGtatctatttttttatataaaaaagggaGTGCTAAAGGAGTCATTCAGAAGTGAGTGAAGGGGCAAAAAAGCTCATTTCTTTCATTCAGGAATGGACACTGGACCAGAATGAAATGTGGGAATATCGGGATTGGCAGATTTGTTATATTGAAATAAGCCTCAACTCAACACGACTAGTGAATTCAAATTATAGTCACTTGCGGATTTCTTCAAATTGTTGTAGTGTAGTATTGTGATTTTTCAGTAAAGATCCCGACCTATAAATATTCATAGCCCGGCTTATACGGGCGGACAATATTCACCTAGAGCTCCGTTGCGACCACAATGCTTTTGTTGAAGGACCTTACcttagagcaaaaaaaaaaaagaggaatagAAGTTAGGAAGACTACTGACGTAGGGCGGAGGGTGAGCTCAACCTCGACCCAAACAAGCAACGGATTGACTAACTAGCGCGAAAACCGTTGTCTAACGCGCATCCTCTCGCTCCTTAACGACCGAGGGATACGATCCCACAAGAGAGATGCTCTTCTGATCTCATCAAGAAAAGGGAAAACGGAGCCCAATCCAACCGGCCCAGCGCAGACCAACACGGACACGGTTCGAGCCGCCAGATTCCCATCCGACGCCCTAAAATAGATTCACTGACGTGCACCCTGACGGTGACGTGGCGAAGGCTAGTACCACAATATCGAGCATCGGCGGGGTCGTTGTCCGAAAAAAACACGAGCGGAGAACGCCGCGGTCTCGCTGTCGTTGTGCTTCCTCTTCGTCCACTTCCCTCCCTGTTCGTGACTCGTGATTTCGCCGCCGGAAATCCGAGGGAGAGGGAGCGAGATGGGGTTCGTCGGCGACACGATGGAGTCGATCCGCTCCATGCAGATCCGCCAACTGCTCACGCAGATCATCAGCCTCGGTGACGCCCTCTGCCGCAGTCTCCTCTTTTTCTCCCCCCTGATTGTTTTTTCTTCTTGAGGTCTTTGGCAGCCAGATTAGTGCGTCGGGAGCCCTGTAGTTCTTGGGTTTGTGGTGAGGTCTTTGCCATGCGAGTCTAGTACGATTTTAATGAGCGGGACaagtctttttttttaatttccagTGGGTTTTGGCCGAAAGATTGGAGGAAGAGACTTCTCCAGATTCTCTAGATTCCAGTGAGTTTTGTCCGTAAGTTATTCCTCTTAAGAATCATGGGAATGTGAAGAATAGAACAGTAGTCGAATTGGGTGTGACAGCCTTAGAGAACTGGATTGTGTTTTTTCTTCATCTCTCTTATTATTTGGAGCGTGAATAATGATGCTTATGCTCTCTTGAAGAATTGATTAAGTTTCTTGTGGGTTTCCCTAGACGCTAGTTGTCGCTAATAGCAATTCATGTTTGTAGAATTCTGATATTCAAGAGGGGTAGCGTTGTAAGTGTATCAGTTAGCATTAGCAAGACTGTTAATAGCAATTCAGGTTTCCTGCAATTTGATATTTGACTGTTAATTGCAACATGAGTCTCATGAGGGGGGTTTAACTTTTGACTGTTTCTCTTTGCAGGTATGATTGTTACCTCTGCATTAATCATATGGAAGGGGTTGATAGTTTTCACGGGGAGCGAGTCACCAGTTGTAGTGGTTCTCTCTGGTAGCATGGAGCCTGGATTTAAAAGGGTTTGTTTACTCCCTACATAACATGGAAATAACCTTGTATGCTGTATGTTTTTATGATATTTACATGCTTGATGTTGACATTAGTAACTGTTTAACAAAACAATTTTCCTTTTATCTGTGGCTGGTTTGGGTTTCAGAAACTGCTGCACAAAGGAACATTTCCAGTTTTTATATGAATACTTCTCACTTGTCTTTAAGGTTCTACTAGTTTGTGTACGTTGAATGGCAGCATAGTTTCATTGTCCTTATTACCAGATTTTTTTCCTTTCAAGATGAGTAAATTTTACAAAACTGTCACATTCCTGTGCCAGTGATCACAAAATAACCACCTATAGTGCCTTGTTTCATAAAACTACCAAAACTTTGGGCTCCCTTCTCGCAGACTTACCACATTGTGGCCCTTGCTCTGATAACCTTGACCCACTTGTCAGCATCACATagtgaagaaaataagagggCCCAATCTGTTGCACTATGTGATGCTCACCGGTAGGCCCAGGTGCTCAAAACATTTTTGGGGGCAAAGGTGGGGGTTTATTAGGAGGGAGTCTTAGGTATTGATAGTTTTGTGAAATGGGCACCAGAAGTGGTAGGTTTGTGATAATTATTGGCAGTAATGTGGTAATTTTTTTAAATTAACCTTTTAAGATTTGTACCATAACTTGTTGATGATCTGCTATGGTATGTTACATTTTATATACCACTTATTTTTAACTCCAGACCTAGTTGTATGAACGCTTTTGAAGTGCCAGTATCTTTCACACCGTTATGCCTTAATGATTAATTGTCTTGTTTTCAGGGTGATATCTTGTTTTTGCATATGAGCAAAGATCCTATTCGCACAGGAGAAATAGTTGTTTTCAATGTCGATGTGAGTCCTATTTATCCATGAATGAATTATTAGATGAATCGTGATTTTATTAAATCTCACTGTAATGTTTGCTCATAGAGTTATCTATTGAGTAATGCTCATTTGGCTACTATTTATGTAGGGCCGTGAAATTCCAATTGTTCACCGTGTGATTAAGGTAGTACATTTTGAGTTCTTCACTTCAATTGATGCCATGTCAAACTAGATATTAGATGTTTGCTCTTTTTCCTGCTCACATTGAGTTTACTCTTCTCTCTGTATAGGTCCATGAACGTCAGGACACTGCAGAAGTGGACATCCTCACCAAAGGTATACCACTTGCAGTTTGAATGACTATAATTTATTTCCATTTGCTTTTTCTGAATATTACTACCACATGGTACTGTGTAATTCTGATAATAACCAACGCTTTGTGTATGATGTACTGTGGTTGTGATTGCAATGTTTCCTTTACCTTACAAACTCCATTTCAGGTGACAATAATTTTGGGGATGACCGACTATTATATGCACATGGGCAGCTTTGGCTCCAGCAACATCACATTATGGGACGTGCCGTGGGGTGAGTTCACCTTTTATATAGCACGCATCTGTCTTTTTGCCCACTGGGAAACAGTTCAGCTGACCTGATGTTTTCCAATGACAACAGCTACCTTCCATATGTTGGCTGGGTTACAATTATCATGACTGAGAAACCATTTATTAAGGTATGCTCATTCTCGTCTAAATATTGATTGGCTTGTTCTGTAATGAAACACTGACAAAACAAGAGCCACACAAACCAACAACGAGTCTAAGTACAGCAACGCAAACACGATGAAGAGCACAGTCCCATTGATCTGAGAATATTTCTGTCATTATTATGTGGATGAAACTCATCCATTCTTCTTTCTTGTGTAAATTAGGCAAGTGCACTGATTGTTTGCTTTCTAGATAATCTGGAGCATCCAGGAGTCCACAAATTGAGCATTAATTAATGTAGTCACTATCATTGGAAGCTCTGCTGATCTATGTTATCTTTGCTGCAGTACCTGCTGATTGGCGCACTGGGCTTGCTGGTCATAACGTCGAAAGATTAGAGATGTCAGACTTCAGTGCCATGTAGATTTTGCTCTTATGGTGCAACAGCGGAGATCAGTGGCTTTGCGGCGTTAAGAGAAGCCGTTCTGTTGCACCATGTGTCAAACGAGTAGAATTCTTTATCTACTATACTGTGAGGGCACCTGCCCACTAATTGGACAGTCCGTTCTCATCCAGCATCCATCTTTTTGTAGTTGTGACCTAGCTAATGAGTTGAATCAGTCGTTGGTGATTCTATTCGATGACGATAACTCTTCATTGCAGCCTTGCAGGAAGCGCCCCTAGACTATTTGCAATGGGAGTAAAAATGTAAAATGCACCATCGGTCCTTAAACTTGACAGTGAGTGTCATTTGGGTCTCTAAAATTCCAGAATGCATAACCACGTACATGAATTAGACACATGCTATGTCATAAGGTCGAAAGGGATCTAGACTTCACCTTTTTGCTCacctttcagcctgttcgtttcggctgaaacgatcgtggattataagtcagaAGTATTgccggctggtttggtgtgagagaaaaatactgttgcagcttataatccacgatcgtataagctAAAATGAACAGGCTGTTTAAACTTGGCATAAGGTGTCATCTAAGTCTCAAAACTTCTAAAATACACATCCATGTACATGAACTAAGTCCATGCTACATCACAGATCCAAACAAGGTCTAGGTTACACCTGTTTGCTGACACGGTGGTCCACGCTGGTACCAGTAAGGCCAGATACAGCTGCTACCCTGCCTCGTCATGCGCCTATCGTGTGCCCGCTGGAGCTAGCCATGCCCCCCCTACGGTGTCTGAGCCTTGCCACACGCATGAGCTCGAAACTAAGGTACTTGCAAAAAAAAAttgacagagcaactattcattactTACAAATTGAAATACTAGATCAAAGAACCTACCAAAATGCACAACAGTGGACCAAAACGTAGTCTACTGTGCATATAACTATACCGCGTTTGCAATCCAACGGTTGGCATTACACCTTTCTTGAAGTACATTTACCGTatggactttttttttttttgcctattTATCCTCGTAATAACTAACTTTCCCTACCTTTTATAGGAGCTCTCCAAAACGTAAAGGTCATCAGTTGGGAATTTTGTTCTCCTTTTTTCGAAAAAAAGTAACAAAGTTATGGGTCTCCAAAACTTATTCATGCTGCAACGGGTTGATAACTACTAAGTTTGGCAGGGGCTCCTCCCCAAGCTTGTCTTAGTTATAAGTTATGGGTCGCCCATACAACGGTGATAATCTTCCCACCATGTTGCATTTTCTTGTGCTAAAGAGCGTGCCGCTGCTATCTCACGTCTGGTCTTTTACTGCCATACCTCGGTGTTATGAACATGAGTGTCCAATGCTTGTTGCATATCCCTTATCTTGATGTTGAGGTTCACCACTTGATGTGTGAGGTAGGAGATGTCACGTTCGAGTCCACTATAGTACTTGTATGTCGAGGTAGAGTGCCGTGCAACATAGTTAGGGGGGTATTCTTGAGCTTGAGGCCTCCTTTGGATGCAGAGGTAAGCCATGCCCAGGGAAAGGAAGCCCCGAGGGGGATTTCACTGGACTTATCAAACCCTGTTGTTTGCCTCCCCTAACCCCTTTTCCATTTGGTTTTCCCTCCCGTGGCTTCACTTCCCCTCTGCCTCTGCTGCCTGGTGCTGTGCGCCTGAGGCTATTGGTGCAGGTTGGTGCTTCAAGAATGGTTAGAATCGGATAAAAACTCAGAAAAAAATCAACAACAAATCAGAAAAATAATAGACATTAGTAGTAATCATCAAATCAGAAATAACCtcgaaaaatattattatttttaaaataaaatcaaGGAAAGTCATATAACATGGAAAATAAGAGATCTACATAAATAATACAAATCATGATTGATTTGTGAACAAGTATTGCTCAAATGTAGACCAAAATTCAAGCAGTAATAATACAGTTCCAATAGAGATTACGGCTCTAAAATTACAGCTCTAATAGAGATTATGGTTCCAAAATTACAGCATAATTGCATAGGTAATTTAGCACAAAGCAAGATAGTTCTCAAAGAAGCTTGAATCTGCACCTATTGTCAAAGTACAGCTCCAAAGTCGAAATAATACAGTTCTATCCATCATGGAACACGAACACAAATTAAAACTTCAATCTTAGCTAGCTACCCTCTACTCCTTTGTGTCCAGTTCTAGCAGCAAAGAGATGAACACACAAGACGAGGGAGGTAGACATTTCAGGTCTAATTCTGCAGCAAAAAAACATGTAACATCAGTGGAATTAGTAACTTAGCAATGAGATGAACAGAGAAAAAAACCAAACAAAGCAGGACGACTGACGAAAAGAAGTACTTGGGATTTCTTTTTCACATAGTGCAACTTATCTAAACTCTGAATTTATTTACCACTGCATTTCCATATACTCTTGCCATACTCTCTCTCTAACACTCCAGGTCATGTTCTAACACTACAATAGGTCACATTCAGATAAACATTCATACAGGTTCAGTAGGTCATTCAGCAGATGAACACTACAGTAGATAAATATTCATTCATTCAGCAGATAAACATTCACACATGTTCTAACACTACAGTAGATGAACACTACATCAGTCTCCAATGATCAAATTAGAGGCATCCATTCAGATAAGCATTCAGGTCATCATAAATATCCACAACATCAGATGAACACTACAGCAGTCTCTGATGctagaagaagaggagaaaaCTAAGACAAGCAAACATACCTGTGAATTTTTTTCTTTAGCCAAACTAGTCGAACAGCTGGATTTTTAGTCATCATAAATATCTGTCGATTCATCTCAGATTGAAAGAGCTCATTAGCATCTGCCTTCTGCTCAATAGTTAGGTCTTCTATGCTATCCACAATAGCAATGCACTTTTCTACATAATAgtcatcttcttttttcttcttctcatctagtttttcctgatttttctccatctggaTCTTTCTCAAGTCTATGAATTCGTCGAGTTTAGCTGCCATTTGATTTTGCTTGCGTTTTTTTCCACTAGCACTTTCTTGCTCCTCTATATTGAGATAGGATGGTGCAGATTGCACTTCTAGTCCCTCAATTTGAGAAAAAGGATTTCTACCAAAATTGATGCCAACAGAATCAGAGCCAGCAGCCGTGTTCTATGTACTTTGCTCAGAGTGACTTCTTTCAATCGGAGGTCATGCCGTCATGTTAGGTGGCTCGGTTGATGTAAAATTCAAATCTTCCGTGGCTATACTTCCTATTAATACATATCAGAGATACACTCTTAGGTATTATTCAAAGTTATTCAGCACCATAGGCACATGTTCATTTAAGAAACAGAGCAAACAAATGGTAAGGCCATAATGATAGACAAAATTGTGGTTCCATGAACTCAGACCACCAAATAAACATAGTTGTTCTTTTAGATTCatgagctgaataaaataaagagccCACTTGTACAAAAATTCATGATAGTTTTGAATACTCTTACTGCAGCACAgatgagctgaataaaataaagagcacACTTCTACAAAAATTCAGATTTACGATACAGCTAGCTCATGAATACAACACCAAAAAAAACTGTATTCATGAGCAAACAAAGGAAAATTACCTGCA harbors:
- the LOC136517551 gene encoding uncharacterized protein — translated: MGFVGDTMESIRSMQIRQLLTQIISLGMIVTSALIIWKGLIVFTGSESPVVVVLSGSMEPGFKRGDILFLHMSKDPIRTGEIVVFNVDGREIPIVHRVIKVHERQDTAEVDILTKGDNNFGDDRLLYAHGQLWLQQHHIMGRAVGYLPYVGWVTIIMTEKPFIKYLLIGALGLLVITSKD
- the LOC136515746 gene encoding uncharacterized protein, which codes for MGSWEEDVRQFMLDEKELDDELFFVIVPAVMSCLYDEKINPFSQIEGLEVQSAPSYLNIEEQESASGKKRKQNQMAAKLDEFIDLRKIQMEKNQEKLDEKKKKEDDYYVEKCIAIVDSIEDLTIEQKADANELFQSEMNRQIFMMTKNPAVRLVWLKKKIHSVHLLNDLLNLYECLSECDLL